In the genome of Streptomyces lydicus, the window CGTCCACGATGAGCACGGCTTCGCGGTCGCCGAGGTTCTCGACGACGTAGTCGCGGACATCGTCGAGGACCTCATCGGCTTCCCACTCGATCCGGTTCAGCAGCCGATGGATACGGTCCGGAGCTGCATGACCGGCCTGTTCAGCCAGCGTCCAGCCGTTCTTCCGCTCCAGCGGAGCAATCAGCCCCCGCATATAGGCAAGCGCCGACTCCCGTGGCTCCGTCCTGGAAAACCGATGCACAAACCGCTCATGCACAGCGTCCAGTTCACCGGCCCACACCCTGACATCAGCAAGGTCCCCACCCATGCTCAGACCAACGACCGGCCTGCCCAACTGTCACGGCAAACACCGTTGCAGTACTAGGCCGTGTTGCTAAAGGAAGCTGGTGAGCCGGGTGCACCCCAGACTTCGGCGTCGAGCAGCGTCATTCCCAGCACGGGCCACGCCTCTTGCCTGCGACGGTGCAGCCGCGTGGTGTCCATCTCGCTGCGTAAACTGTTGGCTCGTATGCCCGGCTGCGATGTCTACGCGCACACGACGGTTTCCCGTTCGACCCGAAGGACTGAGCCGTGCCCGACCGACCTGAGATTGTCTGCATCTGCGGCTCTACCCGGTTCGTGGACGAGATGAGCGCGGCGAACCGTGATCTGACCTTCGCAGGTGTCATCGTCGTCGCGCCAGGCGTCTTCCTGCGCGGCGAGGATCACGAAGCAGACGAGTTGATCACCGACGAGCAGAAGACCGCGCTGGACGCCCTCCACCTGCGCAAGATCGACCTGGCTGACCGGGTGCTGGTCGTCAACCCAGGCGGGTATATCGGCGAGTCCACCAGCAGGGAGATCGCATACGCCCACGCCACCGGCAAGCCGATCTCGTTCACCGATCCCGTCTGACCAGTAGACGCTTCGTGGTGCGCGCGGGCAACGAGTCTCGGTCAGCCTCGGAGCGTGTTGCTAGTGGGTCTTCGAAGTCGTCGGGCGCAGTGGTCGCCGACGGCAAGGGGCGGGCGCTGGCGTTCGTCCTGACCGGTGGCCAGGTCGCGGACACGACCATGCTGCCCGACACGCTCGACGAGATCCGCGTGGCCGGCGCGACCGGACGGTCACGTCAGCGCCCGGGCCGGCTGCTGGCGGACAAGGGCTATCCGTCCAGAGGGCGGGGCGTGGCTGCGCGAGCGCGGCATCGCCACGACGATCCCGGAACGTGACGACCAAATCGCCCACCGCCGCAAGCGACCTGGCCGCCCGATCGACTTCGGTGACGAGCAGCGGCAGCGGTACCGGGGCCGCAACCTCGTCGAGCGCTGCTTCAACAAGCTCAAGCAGTGGCGCGGGCTCGCGATGCGATCAGACAAGACCGTCCGCAACCACCACTCCGGTCAGTGCCTCGCCGCCACACTCCACTGGGTCCAGACCTTTAGCAACACGGCCTAGACGCGGGCGAACTCCGGCTGCCGCGCGGCCTGTTCCTGGGTGCCCGGGTGCACGGCGAGCCCGTCGGCTGCGCCGGCCGATCTCCTCGACGCCCTCCACACCACCGCGCACGAACCCACTACCGGCCCAGCAGTCGGGCCCGGGGTCACCCAGGCCTCGCTGCCCCGCGGTGCTGGTCGCGGGGCAGCGGCCGGTGCCGGGCTCAGATTCCTGCTGTGGCGGTGGCGTAGGCGGCGTACAGGGTGTTGCCGTGGGTGGCCAGGGCGGGCGCGGAGACGGCGTTGGCGGTGTCGGGGATGGGCTGGAAGCCGTTCCAGCCGTGGGTGCCGGCCGTTCGGGACTGGAGCCAGATCTTGCCGTCCAGGCCCAGGACCGCGCAGTACACGGTGAGGTTGCGGACGGCCAGGGCGGGGCCGGCTGCGGTCTGTCCGCCGATGCTGCCTTCCCTCTTCCAGGTGTTGACGTCGACCGCGTAGTCGATGAACGTGGCGCCGTTCGTGCCGGTGTGAGCCATCTGGGGGCTGCTGCCGATCATCGTCAGCGCCGGGCCGTAGTGGGTCCTGATGTCCGGGTGCGGGTTGAGCGCCCGTTGCCAGGTGCCGCCGCGCAGGACACAGGAGTAGAGCCGGTCGTTGTTCACGCCCCGGAACGCGCAGTACAGCTCGCTGTGTTTGGCGTGCAGGGCCGGGCCGTCCTGGGTCAGCCCAGGGAGAGTGACGGGCGGTGTCGGCCAGGTGATGCCGTCGGGGGAGGCGGTGACCAGGATCTTGTTGTCGAGGGTGCGGTGGGCGAGGTACAGCTTTCCGCCGTGGGCGGCCAGTGCGGGCGCGGAGAGG includes:
- a CDS encoding transposase; the encoded protein is MVADGKGRALAFVLTGGQVADTTMLPDTLDEIRVAGATGRSRQRPGRLLADKGYPSRGRGVAARARHRHDDPGT